In Candidatus Polarisedimenticolia bacterium, a single window of DNA contains:
- a CDS encoding isocitrate lyase/phosphoenolpyruvate mutase family protein has translation MSSREVGTLEPEAAVVAEPARKTWKYPALEVGKLFAPPEEIHPSLKLRILLRERFAQRASRPEQSYLHTAGAYDALTASMMTRLGFDALYASGWQLAVAHSMYPDIGIYPSHSMVELVRELTRGIEGTRDTHFYDSGGEVLNVPPIFADIEAGFGGPTQTFTLTRELIRAGAAGVHLEDQDPAERTCGHVIAHHGKKRPKVLVSTRRWIEKLIAVKAAAQATGIDAVVIARTDAVDGAEPGGREAGIDNAIDRGLEAASLGIDVLWPEFNDTLIDGPQEFAEAIHKYYPQQILGFNLSPSLHWGKAKSAGTLLTCAQLGRLGYTMQFSTLLAFRSTGLMLERVLKSFRGIGLEALADLQNLEVAGPDPEPVTRKHQVFCGTNRWLSLEKIAKEAGE, from the coding sequence ATGAGCTCGAGAGAAGTCGGAACGCTGGAGCCGGAAGCCGCGGTGGTCGCGGAGCCGGCGAGAAAGACCTGGAAGTATCCCGCGCTGGAGGTAGGCAAGCTGTTCGCCCCTCCGGAGGAAATCCACCCGTCATTGAAGCTGCGAATACTCCTGCGGGAGCGCTTCGCGCAGCGCGCCAGCCGGCCGGAGCAGAGCTACCTGCACACCGCGGGTGCCTACGACGCCCTGACCGCCTCGATGATGACCCGCCTGGGCTTCGATGCCCTCTACGCCAGCGGCTGGCAGCTGGCCGTGGCGCACAGCATGTACCCCGACATCGGCATCTATCCGTCCCATTCGATGGTGGAGCTGGTGCGCGAGCTGACCCGCGGCATCGAGGGGACCCGTGACACCCACTTCTACGACAGCGGCGGCGAGGTGCTCAACGTGCCGCCCATTTTCGCCGACATCGAGGCCGGCTTCGGCGGGCCCACCCAGACCTTCACCCTGACGCGCGAGCTGATCCGCGCCGGCGCGGCCGGCGTCCACCTGGAGGACCAGGATCCGGCCGAGCGCACCTGCGGCCACGTCATCGCGCACCACGGCAAGAAGCGGCCCAAGGTGCTGGTGTCGACGCGCCGCTGGATCGAGAAGCTGATCGCCGTGAAGGCGGCGGCGCAGGCGACCGGCATCGACGCGGTCGTCATCGCGCGCACCGACGCCGTCGACGGGGCCGAGCCCGGCGGACGCGAGGCGGGCATCGATAACGCCATCGACCGCGGACTGGAAGCGGCCTCGCTGGGAATCGACGTGCTGTGGCCGGAGTTCAACGACACGCTGATCGACGGCCCGCAGGAATTCGCGGAGGCGATCCACAAGTACTATCCGCAGCAGATCCTCGGCTTCAACCTGTCGCCCTCGCTGCACTGGGGCAAGGCGAAGAGCGCCGGGACGCTCCTGACCTGTGCCCAGCTCGGCAGGCTCGGCTACACGATGCAATTCTCCACGCTCCTGGCGTTCCGCTCCACCGGGCTGATGCTGGAAAGGGTCCTGAAATCCTTCCGCGGCATCGGGCTGGAGGCCCTGGCGGATCTACAAAACCTCGAGGTGGCGGGGCCGGATCCGGAGCCGGTGACCCGCAAGCATCAGGTCTTCTGCGGCACCAATCGCTGGCTGAGCCTGGAGAAGATCGCCAAGGAGGCGGGCGAGTAA
- a CDS encoding CHRD domain-containing protein, which translates to MRRPLSSPGSAAPKGVEFSAKLIGANEVPPRTTDAVGKVLFRLSADGTTLSYKLIVDDIDNVIASHIHIGLEGVNGPVVLFLAGPLAPGGGPSSGILSQGTATAANLVGPLAGQSLSVLLESMRNGGAYVNVHTNDGIDPQNTGAGDFPGGEIRGQIRTHGRNDVDPGEPTP; encoded by the coding sequence ATGCGACGACCCCTCTCTTCTCCCGGGAGCGCGGCACCCAAAGGGGTGGAGTTCAGCGCGAAGCTGATTGGTGCGAACGAGGTCCCTCCACGCACCACCGACGCGGTCGGCAAGGTGCTCTTCCGGCTGAGCGCCGACGGAACCACGCTCAGCTACAAACTCATCGTGGATGACATCGACAACGTCATCGCCTCGCACATCCACATCGGACTGGAAGGGGTGAACGGGCCGGTCGTCCTCTTCCTGGCGGGGCCGCTGGCGCCCGGCGGTGGTCCGTCGAGCGGCATCCTTTCCCAGGGAACCGCCACGGCGGCCAACCTGGTCGGGCCCCTCGCCGGCCAGAGCCTCTCGGTCCTCCTGGAATCGATGCGCAACGGCGGGGCCTACGTGAACGTCCACACCAACGACGGGATCGATCCCCAGAACACCGGTGCGGGCGACTTTCCCGGCGGCGAGATTCGCGGGCAGATCCGGACCCACGGCCGCAACGACGTGGATCCGGGCGAGCCGACTCCCTAG
- a CDS encoding N-acetylmuramoyl-L-alanine amidase — protein MRLKSLLFALPVLLLAAPATSQSPGDDEVAVRLQSAAHGSRVILEFAGRPHYEVRQDSGHVIVTVMGSFKSIPFKSKRVDEPALDHFKLDRGSRQTELIFTTGPEFASVSSFEMSAPFRLILEFQRKTAAAADSPDAETPPTRAPAPAAPPAGTIDQVQPPGSEPAPRGPVSVPSRAPGIQVIVVDAGHGGSENGAKGPTGLLEKDVTLDMAKRIQAGLLKRLGVHVILTRDTDRQVGLDDRTAIANHERADLFLSIHVNASPANKARGAETYFLSYQATDDEARAAAALENNTLGVENPKTDTALGMVLWDLAQSQYLAESSRLAEAIQQNLNDLLRIESRGVKQAPFKVLMGATMPAVLVEIGFITNPEEEDRLKQDGYKDRIAQAIVDSVAAFKERSEKQLGIR, from the coding sequence TTGCGCCTCAAGTCTCTCCTGTTCGCACTGCCGGTGCTGCTGCTGGCTGCTCCGGCCACTTCGCAATCTCCGGGCGACGACGAGGTCGCGGTCCGCCTCCAGAGCGCGGCCCACGGTAGCCGGGTCATCCTGGAATTCGCCGGCCGGCCGCACTACGAGGTCCGCCAGGACTCGGGGCACGTCATCGTCACCGTCATGGGTTCCTTCAAATCGATACCGTTCAAGTCGAAGCGGGTCGACGAGCCGGCGCTCGATCACTTCAAGCTGGATCGCGGCTCGCGTCAGACGGAGCTGATCTTCACGACCGGCCCCGAGTTCGCCTCCGTCAGCAGCTTCGAGATGAGCGCCCCCTTCCGCCTGATCCTCGAGTTCCAGAGGAAGACCGCCGCCGCGGCGGATTCGCCCGACGCGGAGACGCCACCCACCCGCGCGCCCGCTCCGGCGGCTCCGCCGGCCGGGACAATCGACCAGGTTCAACCGCCCGGCTCCGAGCCCGCGCCCCGAGGACCGGTTTCGGTTCCGTCCCGGGCCCCCGGAATCCAGGTCATCGTGGTCGATGCCGGGCACGGAGGATCGGAGAACGGAGCCAAGGGCCCGACGGGACTGCTCGAGAAGGACGTGACCCTCGACATGGCGAAGCGCATCCAGGCGGGGCTGCTGAAACGCCTGGGGGTGCACGTCATCCTGACGCGCGACACCGACCGGCAGGTCGGCCTCGACGACCGCACCGCGATTGCCAATCACGAACGCGCCGATCTCTTCCTGTCGATCCACGTCAACGCCTCTCCGGCCAACAAGGCGCGCGGGGCGGAGACCTATTTCCTTTCCTATCAGGCGACCGACGACGAGGCGCGCGCCGCCGCGGCCCTGGAGAACAACACCCTCGGCGTGGAGAATCCGAAGACCGACACCGCGCTGGGCATGGTGCTGTGGGACCTCGCCCAGTCGCAGTACCTCGCCGAGAGCAGCCGGCTGGCGGAGGCCATCCAGCAGAATCTCAATGATCTGCTGCGCATCGAGAGCCGCGGCGTGAAGCAGGCCCCCTTCAAGGTGCTGATGGGGGCCACCATGCCCGCGGTGCTGGTGGAGATCGGCTTCATCACCAACCCCGAGGAGGAGGATCGTCTCAAGCAGGACGGCTACAAGGACCGCATCGCCCAGGCGATCGTGGACAGCGTGGCCGCCTTCAAGGAGCGCTCCGAGAAACAGCTGGGGATCCGATGA
- a CDS encoding GerMN domain-containing protein yields the protein MRWSGKWVLLTAAGISVLLVGMSLFWRKDSRRAANPPPAATGAEAASPETPALSRSPAPAEEGNQREITLFFQSPDGEDLVPETRKIFLTPTVTDQARQAVRELVDGPKTDLFPTLPAASEVREIFLGPDGTAYVDFSRAFVDGHPGGSAAEIATVFSLVDTLTFNFPEIRRVRILVEGEERDTLKEHLDLRRSYAPDMSLVSRGTAGH from the coding sequence ATGAGGTGGTCGGGAAAGTGGGTGCTCCTGACCGCGGCCGGAATCTCCGTCCTGCTGGTGGGGATGTCGCTCTTCTGGCGCAAGGACTCGCGGCGCGCCGCCAACCCGCCGCCCGCGGCGACCGGTGCCGAGGCCGCCTCGCCCGAGACACCGGCGCTGTCCCGCAGCCCCGCGCCCGCCGAGGAAGGCAACCAGCGCGAGATCACCCTTTTCTTCCAGTCGCCCGACGGCGAGGACCTGGTGCCGGAGACCCGCAAGATCTTCCTGACGCCCACGGTGACCGACCAGGCGCGGCAGGCGGTGCGCGAGCTGGTGGACGGGCCCAAGACCGATCTCTTCCCGACCCTGCCCGCGGCATCGGAGGTGCGCGAGATCTTTCTCGGTCCGGACGGAACGGCCTACGTCGATTTCTCGCGGGCCTTCGTGGACGGCCATCCCGGCGGCTCGGCGGCGGAGATTGCCACCGTCTTCTCCCTGGTCGACACCCTCACCTTCAACTTCCCCGAGATCCGGCGCGTCAGGATTCTGGTGGAAGGCGAGGAGCGCGACACCTTGAAAGAGCACCTCGACTTGCGGCGCAGCTACGCCCCCGACATGTCGCTCGTGAGCCGCGGCACGGCGGGACATTGA
- the murI gene encoding glutamate racemase gives MDSRPIGVFDSGIGGLTVFGALSARLPVEQIFYLGDTARVPYGTKSPETVTRYTRESARFLLQRGIKALVVACNTASALALPALEGEIPVPTLGVLQPGARRACRLSRGGRIGVIGTEATIQSGAYADAIRRLRPEAHVVSAACPLFVPLAEEGWSEGEVALLTARRYLAPFAGEGIDTLVLGCTHYPLLKGVIGSVLGGDIALVDSAEAAAEETAGLLEAKGLLAPPGPAHAGHHFYVTDSSRRFAQVGSRFLGRPLERLEQVEITGEG, from the coding sequence GTGGATTCGCGTCCCATCGGGGTGTTCGACTCGGGAATCGGGGGGCTGACGGTGTTCGGTGCGCTTTCGGCCCGGCTGCCCGTCGAGCAGATCTTCTACCTGGGCGACACGGCGCGCGTTCCGTATGGGACCAAGTCGCCCGAGACGGTCACGCGCTACACACGCGAGTCGGCGCGCTTTCTTCTGCAGCGCGGCATCAAGGCGCTGGTGGTCGCCTGCAATACCGCCTCGGCCCTGGCGCTGCCGGCGCTGGAAGGCGAGATCCCGGTCCCCACGCTCGGGGTGCTGCAGCCCGGAGCGCGGCGCGCCTGCCGGCTCAGCCGCGGCGGGAGGATCGGCGTCATCGGCACCGAGGCCACGATCCAAAGCGGCGCCTACGCCGACGCGATACGCCGGCTGCGGCCCGAGGCCCACGTCGTCTCGGCCGCCTGCCCGCTGTTCGTGCCGCTGGCCGAAGAGGGCTGGTCCGAAGGGGAGGTGGCCCTGCTGACCGCCCGCCGCTATCTGGCTCCTTTCGCGGGCGAGGGAATCGACACGCTGGTGCTGGGGTGCACGCACTACCCCTTGCTCAAAGGGGTGATTGGCTCGGTGCTCGGCGGCGACATCGCGCTCGTCGACTCGGCGGAAGCCGCGGCGGAGGAGACGGCAGGGCTGCTCGAGGCGAAGGGGCTGCTGGCGCCGCCGGGTCCCGCCCATGCCGGGCATCATTTCTATGTCACCGACTCGTCGAGGCGCTTCGCCCAGGTCGGGTCGCGCTTCCTGGGAAGGCCCCTCGAGCGGCTGGAGCAGGTTGAAATCACGGGAGAAGGCTGA
- the rph gene encoding ribonuclease PH: MYQRKDTRAPGQMRELRIDPSVNKYAEGSALITLGDTKVICTASVEDRVPQWLRGQGQGWVTSEYGMIPRATDVRTQREASKGRPSGRTQEIQRLIGRSLRAITNLTTFGERTIWVDCDVIQADGGTRTASITGGFVALALAFRKMKERDQLYKKPLAGLVAAISVGIVEGTACLDLRYEEDSRAEVDMNIVRTSAGRYVEVQGTAEKTPYTQEEMLKMLELANDGIDRLFEAQRKLLSAFLPALME, from the coding sequence ATGTATCAGCGAAAAGACACGCGCGCCCCGGGACAGATGCGGGAGCTGCGCATCGATCCGTCGGTCAACAAGTACGCCGAAGGCTCCGCCCTCATCACGCTGGGCGACACCAAGGTGATCTGCACCGCCAGCGTCGAGGACCGGGTGCCGCAGTGGCTGCGGGGCCAGGGGCAGGGCTGGGTCACCTCCGAATACGGAATGATCCCGCGGGCCACCGACGTACGCACGCAGCGGGAAGCCTCGAAGGGGAGGCCTTCGGGCAGGACGCAGGAGATCCAGCGCCTCATCGGGCGATCGCTGCGGGCCATCACCAACCTGACGACCTTCGGAGAGCGGACGATCTGGGTCGATTGCGACGTGATCCAGGCCGACGGGGGGACGCGGACCGCTTCGATCACCGGCGGCTTCGTGGCCCTGGCGCTCGCCTTCCGCAAGATGAAAGAGCGCGACCAGCTCTACAAGAAGCCGCTCGCGGGGCTGGTGGCGGCCATCTCCGTCGGCATCGTGGAGGGAACGGCCTGCCTCGACCTGCGCTACGAGGAGGACTCCCGCGCCGAGGTGGACATGAACATCGTCCGCACCTCCGCGGGCCGCTACGTCGAGGTGCAGGGGACGGCGGAGAAGACCCCCTACACGCAGGAGGAGATGCTGAAGATGCTGGAGCTCGCCAACGACGGGATCGACCGGCTGTTCGAGGCGCAGCGCAAGCTGCTCTCCGCCTTCCTCCCCGCGCTGATGGAATGA
- a CDS encoding non-canonical purine NTP pyrophosphatase: MKLLVATRNPGKLAEIAEALVPLHWEILGALDFPGIPDCVEGSESYEANARLKALHYASATGLAALADDSGLEVQALGGAPGVLSARYGGEGLDDAGRNRELLQAMRDVPEERRAARYVAVVALAAQGRIAATFRGEAQGRILREPQGDRGFGYDPLFYEPNLHLTFAQMLPAVKRQVSHRGRALAQVVALLLRSPGLLG; this comes from the coding sequence ATGAAGCTTCTCGTCGCGACGCGCAATCCCGGGAAGCTCGCCGAGATCGCGGAGGCGCTCGTGCCGCTGCACTGGGAGATCCTCGGCGCCCTCGATTTTCCCGGAATTCCCGATTGCGTCGAGGGCAGCGAGAGCTACGAGGCGAACGCGCGGCTGAAAGCGCTGCACTACGCGAGCGCCACCGGGCTTGCGGCGCTGGCCGACGACTCCGGCCTCGAGGTGCAGGCGCTGGGTGGCGCCCCGGGAGTGCTGTCGGCCCGCTACGGCGGGGAAGGCCTCGACGATGCCGGCAGGAACCGGGAGCTCCTGCAGGCGATGCGTGATGTGCCGGAGGAGCGCCGGGCGGCGCGCTACGTGGCCGTCGTCGCGCTCGCCGCGCAGGGACGAATCGCCGCGACGTTCCGCGGCGAGGCGCAAGGCCGCATCCTGCGCGAGCCCCAGGGCGATCGCGGCTTCGGATACGATCCCCTCTTCTACGAGCCGAATCTCCATCTCACTTTCGCGCAGATGCTGCCGGCCGTGAAGCGGCAGGTGAGCCATCGCGGCCGGGCCCTCGCCCAGGTCGTCGCCCTCCTGTTGCGCTCGCCGGGTCTTCTCGGGTGA